A single window of Leishmania panamensis strain MHOM/PA/94/PSC-1 chromosome 35 sequence DNA harbors:
- a CDS encoding membrane-bound acid phosphatase 2, putative (TriTrypDB/GeneDB-style sysID: LpmP.35.2650) produces MACFARLGLATVLAAALIACAISSVYAQSAINNDSAVAAEDILKVLQVQVLHRHGARSGLPRENTTKICTESPCGYLSWAGVEMLLKVGGFLRSRYNSDPSVVSSPMFESPNYNLDVAYSRSTDVLRTLQSAEAFLRGFFPNMDSLYAAIHTVPESADVLLNSNTQPWLKFFYSNNKRLLREVCNPRTDELFPDWREITKIGAEIYQEGFCSDYETRSDCARTLFDIGAAKKAIGELSQYPLLEANFEKLKSITTVLFDYEYHYNHSDPLMFKQGGRGQPFAQQMVTNMEGVMAGSNTYRLMHYSAHDTSLGPVWGTLGDRTPDGMMPPFAQVLVAELLQNTTTGAHYVRILRGCPGQSPDTKFDFAWNSEWQMQCMDALGIAYKAKENICPFADFKRFVKWSEPADVRGYCYLDQASIDIANCPSETVVYGTPSSVLVPSTCQFYRSACPQFACGMGYTLNSVSMQCVCSKGSCLDSNTTSGGTTGRESYAGAAVNTDEKIVTLRDSNGLSAGAVASVSLATFCVGAIIAAAATAAVCMHTTRRWHYQCMHMRSAVTERNQLRAEREEPTKNLVEVI; encoded by the coding sequence ATGGCTTGTTTTGCCCGACTCGGCCTGGCAACTGttctggcggcggcgctgattGCGTGCGCCATCTCTAGTGTCTACGCACAGAGCGCCATCAACAACGACAGCGCCGTAGCAGCGGAGGACATCCTGAAGGTGCTCCAGGTGCAGGTGCTACATCGCCACGGTGCCCGTTCCGGCCTGCCGCGCGAAAACACGACGAAGATTTGCACGGAGTCGCCGTGTGGGTACCTTTCGTGGGCGGGTGTTGAGATGCTGCTCAAAGTTGGCGGTTTTCTGCGATCCCGCTACAACTCCGATCCATCCGTGGTGAGCTCGCCGATGTTCGAGTCGCCGAACTACAACCTGGATGTGGCTTACAGCCGCTCCACCGATGTCCTGCGTACCCTGCAGAGCGCCGAGGCCTTCCTGCGCGGCTTCTTCCCCAATATGGACAGCCTCTACGCTGCTATTCACACCGTGCCGGAGTCGGCGGATGTACTGCTGAACAGCAACACGCAACCGTGGCTCAAGTTTTTCTACTCCAACAACAAGCGGCTTCTCCGAGAGGTATGCAACCCGAGGACAGATGAGCTTTTCCCCGACTGGAGGGAGATTACAAAGATTGGGGCAGAGATCTACCAGGAAGGGTTCTGCAGCGACTACGAGACTCGCTCCGACTGCGCGCGCACGCTCTTTGATATTGGTGCCGCGAAGAAGGCCATTGGCGAGCTGTCCCAGTacccgctgctggaggcgaacttcgagaagctgaagagcaTCACGACTGTCCTGTTCGACTACGAGTACCACTACAACCACAGCGACCCGCTCATGTTCAAGCAAGGCGGCCGCGGCCAGCCGTTCGCTCAGCAGATGGTGACGAACATGGAAGGCGTGATGGCGGGATCGAACACGTACAGGCTCATGCACTACAGCGCTCACGACACCTCGCTGGGCCCAGTGTGGGGTACGCTCGGTGACCGCACCCCGGATGGTATGATGCCGCCTTTTGCCCAGGTCCttgtggcggagctgctgcagaacacGACGACCGGCGCGCACTATGTTCGCATCCTGCGCGGCTGCCCTGGTCAGAGCCCTGACACGAAATTCGACTTTGCGTGGAATTCAGAGTGGCAGATGCAGTGCATGGACGCCCTCGGCATCGCCTacaaggcgaaggagaacaTTTGCCCGTTCGCCGACTTCAAGCGGTTCGTGAAGTGGTCGGAGCCGGCAGATGTGCGCGGCTACTGCTACCTTGACCAGGCCTCTATCGACATCGCGAACTGCCCCTCGGAAACGGTCGTCTACGGCACCCCCTCCAGTGTCCTGGTCCCCAGCACGTGCCAGTTCTACCGCTCAGCGTGCCCGCAGTTCGCTTGCGGGATGGGTTACACCCTTAACAGCGTGAGTATGCAGTGCGTCTGCTCCAAAGGCAGCTGCCTGGACTCGAACACGACCTCAGGCGGTACGACCGGCAGAGAGAGCTacgccggtgccgccgtgAACACCGACGAGAAGATAGTTACGCTGCGCGACTCCAACGGCCtcagcgccggcgctgtcgcGAGCGTGTCACTGGCAACCTTCTGCGTAGGAgccatcatcgccgccgcagccacgGCCGCAGTATGCATGCACACAACGCGACGCTGGCACTATCAGTGTATGCACATGAGGTCGGCAGTGACGGAGAGAAATCAGCTCCGTGCTGAGCGGGAGGAGCCGACGAAGAACTTGGTGGAAGTCATCTAG
- a CDS encoding cyclin-e binding protein 1-like protein (TriTrypDB/GeneDB-style sysID: LpmP.35.2660) has protein sequence MFSVLPTVAAAPTEATLRSLAGFAKSVADALRPFLEVSSSPAAPVMPPCTIKKVVSCKTVYSALLRSDGVLLLLSNPAANGAASGAHVSVLESGGEVVVDVAAGASHIVYCTASGAAYSCGYDNTYGQLGDGSVWSSDDASDGPVEKQNIDGVRAPVLSAPRRIDRFGEDTLEDSAHGNRCSSEDKDASLGSMVNCRVAIDLAPLPLSLASCTRSPAATAKGTSAGVVGASWRRVPLPADRCIAQVACGAHHTLLLTQSGRCVYACGTGEHGQLGGLRPVLVQPTFRAIPLLFGMHMAQVAAADAHSFVLLRNGLLYAFGDNTCGQLGVGHTRRINRPTSVPLIYREGQEASGAHDRTTATTKGRRQLDAKAYATLRAPYASTESTYYPLRVPRLQADPNPRVLTGDKDRDNGAAFAEATKHSDQYHEFEVAGLSVRVVRVYCCVSWTLLETTNPGVWLSCGTPLTRGVNQTDVVTATARIDGCGMLGRPLLRNKVEAYVFQPVHWTEALLKMRPHVDTATAAFAAPLGSVRTEPQFFTAGPFDSTEEGTTDSVQLPVIQANRCPPFSTSDEGNSSPCIPVVTTAAAAGCCSTVDSRLSHTVPSLCCPTKDIEKGILRVSDTIVSAYPTSLLMALLNANAGDVARDGIVTSMLIQSGSPAVAALEVRTDNFSGVRTVMGSPAPASLGGPLSAGSSGTSVLHVRSTHGVVIPLPSYVLVM, from the coding sequence ATGTTCTCCGTTCTACCgacagtggctgctgcgccgacggAGGCGACCCTGCGCTCGCTTGCCGGCTTTGCCAAGTCCGTTGCGGATGCTTTGCGTCCGTTCTTGGAGGTATCATCATCACCCGCAGCCCCGGTGATGCCACCGTGCACGATTAAGAAGGTAGTGTCCTGCAAAACTGTCTACTCCGCCTTGCTCCGTAGTGATGGCGTGCTGCTACTTCTCTCAAATCCTGCTGCCAACGGAGCTGCCAGCGGCGCACACGTCTCTGTGCTGGAGAGTGGCGGTGAGGTTGTTGTTGATGTTGCAGCGGGGGCGTCGCATATTGTGTACTGCACTGCCTCCGGCGCTGCTTACAGCTGTGGCTACGACAACACGTACGGGCAGCTTGGGGACGGCTCTGTGTGGTCGTCCGACGATGCCTCTGACGGCCCTGTTGAGAAGCAGAACATTGACGGCGTGAGGGCACCAGTGCTGAGCGCACCCAGGCGGATTGACAGATTCGGAGAGGATACGCTGGAGGACAGCGCGCACGGCAATCGCTGTAGCAGCGAGGACAAAGATGCGTCGCTGGGAAGTATGGTGAATTGCCGAGTGGCTATCGACTTGGCGCCCCTACCGTTATCCCTCGCTTCCTGCACCCGATCACCGGCTGCGACTGCAAAGGGCACGTCGGCTGGCGTCGTGGGTGCTTCGTGGCGGCGCGTCCCGCTTCCAGCTGACCGATGCATTGCACAGGTTGCGTGCGGGGCCCaccacacgctgctgctcacccaATCTGGTCGCtgcgtgtacgcgtgtggCACAGGCGAGCATGGGCAGCTTGGTGGATTGCGTCCGGTGCTTGTGCAGCCCACCTTTCGCGCTATTCCACTGCTGTTCGGGATGCATATGGCGCAGGTGGCTGCCGCAGATGCCCATAGCTTTGTGCTGCTTCGCAATGGGTTACTTTACGCCTTTGGGGACAACACGTGTGGTCAGTTGGGTGTGGGACACACGAGGCGTATCAACCGTCCCACCTCGGTTCCACTGATTTACAGAGAAGGACAGGAGGCATCTGGGGCGCACGACCGCACCACAGCGACCACGAAGGGTCGCCGACAGCTAGACGCGAAGGCCTACGCGACGTTACGGGCGCCCTACGCCTCTACGGAGAGCACCTACTACCCCTTGCGAGTACCACGTCTGCAAGCCGATCCGAATCCTCGTGTCCTAACCGGCGACAAGGACCGTGACAACGGTGCAGCCTTCGCCGAAGCAACCAAGCACAGTGACCAGTACCATGAGTTCGAGGTGGCAGGCTTAAGCGTTAGGGTAGTGCGTGTCTATTGCTGTGTCTCGTGGACGCTACTGGAGACGACGAACCCTGGCGTGTGGCTTTCGTGCGGAACCCCACTGACGCGTGGCGTGAATCAGACTGATGTGGTCACGGCGACCGCGCGCATAGATGGGTGCGGGATGCTGGGTCGACCGCTTCTGCGCAACAAAGTCGAAGCCTATGTCTTTCAACCTGTTCACTGGACTGAGGCCCTGCTCAAGATGCGGCCGCACGTTGACAcagccactgctgccttcGCCGCACCACTGGGATCGGTGCGAACTGAGCCTCAGTTTTTCACTGCCGGCCCCTTCGACAGCACTGAGGAGGGCACTACTGATTCGGTGCAGCTCCCGGTCATACAGGCAAACCGCTGCCCACCGTTTTCCACCTCAGATGAAGGAAACTCTTCTCCGTGCATCCCCGTAGtcaccactgcagcggctgcggggtGTTGTAGCACCGTCGACAGTCGACTGAGCCACACCGTGCCGAGCTTGTGTTGCCCAACCAAGGATATAGAAAAGGGAATCTTGCGCGTCAGCGACACTATTGTCAGTGCGTACCCAACATCGTTGCTCATGGCTCTCTTGAACGCTAATGCCGGAGACGTAGCTCGTGATGGTATTGTCACTAGCATGCTCATCCAGAGCGGGAGCCCAGCAGTTGCGGCGTTGGAGGTGCGGACGGACAATTTCTCTGGTGTGCGCACGGTGATGGGAAGTCCTGCCCCTGCTAGCCTGGGTGGGCCGCTGTCTGCGGGGTCAAGCGGGACCTCCGTGTTGCATGTGCGCTCCACTCATGGAGTTGTCATACCACTGCCCTCCTATGTCCTTGTGATGTAG
- the FPGS gene encoding folylpolyglutamate synthetase (TriTrypDB/GeneDB-style sysID: LpmP.35.2670): MPLSTLHPGVRAASAARTASPLPQHVQPQAVVSNLGEDGGGATPAAVGAPKHCYRSFKDAMEVVKKMTGRRPNKCPDAFETTKRYLDRLGFAPILERIRFVHVAGTKGKGTTSAYIAALLQAYGFKVGLFTSPHLTDLRERTVVDGRLLDESTYAQHFFEFLDKYEGLQYSDSQLDRDISSPSQANFFRFIFLLSLYIFEQEGVEVAVMEAGIGGRIDSTNTIPSEVSIITSLGYDHMEILGNTIQEIAAEKSGIMKPGVVCFAAPQRDHPETRAVLEKHAREVGTPLVLLDQNVLPIQSWPKLAIGGVHAVENSKLALMAARRVASIPPILPLDEVEKSVLQGMTYAGRSQIAAVDSGANITFYLDGAHTVESISSATQWFLDVSAANTRDPSPRRVLMLYTSRDPKSILKAFMPYVSYFCKVVIAQVSNPRMTSHSADPTDIEGKMSELRERMVATTECWRSMYREVTCLPCARPFSALEDILELVVPAASDNEDASKPAQVFVCGSFFLVGDVVQLLKVYEAGRRRLE; this comes from the coding sequence ATGCCTCTGTCGACGCTCCATCCGGGTGTCCGtgcagcgagcgcagcacgcacgGCAAGTCCACTGCCACAGCACGTGCAGCCACAAGCAGTGGTGAGCAACCTGGGtgaggacggcggcggtgccacccccgccgctgtcggtgcgCCCAAGCACTGCTACCGCTCCTTCAAGGATgcgatggaggtggtgaagaaGATGACGGGGCGGCGGCCGAACAAGTGCCCAGACGCCTTCGAGACGACGAAGCGCTATCTTGACCGGCTTGGCTTTGCCCCAATACTGGAGCGGATTCGCTTTGTCCACGTTGCCGGCACGAAGGGCAAAGGGACCACCTCTGCGTACATTGCGGCCCTTTTGCAGGCGTACGGCTTCAAGGTGGgcctcttcacctcccctcATCTCACAGACTTGCGAGAGCGGACGGTGGTAGACGGCCGGCTACTGGACGAGAGTACATATGCGCAGCACTTCTTCGAGTTCCTGGACAAGTACGAGGGCCTGCAGTACTCGGACAGCCAGCTGGACCGTGACAtctcctcgccgtcgcaAGCAAACTTCTTTCGCTTTAtctttctcctctcgctgTACATTTTCGAGCAGGAGGGCGTAgaagtggcggtgatggaggcAGGCATCGGCGGCCGAATCGACTCTACCAACACAATTCCGTCTGAGGTGAGCATCATAACGTCCCTAGGCTACGACCACATGGAGATTTTGGGCAATACAATTCAGGAGATCGCTGCGGAGAAGTCTGGAATAATGAAGCCGGGCGTGGTCTGCTTTGCGGCACCACAGCGGGATCATCCAGAGACGCGCGCAGTACTGGAGAAGCATGCTCGAGAAGTCGGCACgccgctcgtgctgctggacCAAAATGTGCTGCCGATTCAAAGCTGGCCGAAGCTCGCCATCGGCGGCGTACACGCTGTAGAGAACAGCAAGCTGGCACTGATGGCGGCTAGGCGTGTTGCAAGTATTCCACCCATCCTGCCACTggacgaggtggagaagagtgTGCTTCAGGGCATGACCTACGCCGGACGGTCACAGATCGCGGCGGTCGACAGTGGTGCCAACATCACCTTCTACCTGGACGGTGCGCACACCGTTGAGAGCATCTCCAGTGCTACACAGTGGTTCCTGgacgtcagcgccgccaacACCCGGGACCCTTCTCCGCGTCGCGTGCTCATGCTCTACACTTCTCGCGACCCGAAGAGTATTCTCAAAGCCTTCATGCCTTACGTGTCCTATTTCTGCAAGGTGGTCATTGCCCAAGTGTCGAACCCGCGCATGACGTCGCACTCGGCTGACCCCACTGATATAGAGGGAAAGATGAGCgagctgagggagaggatggTGGCCACGACTGAGTGCTGGCGTAGCATGTACCGTGAGGTGACTTGCCTTCCTTGCGCCCGTCCCTTCTCCGCTCTCGAGGACATCCTTGAACTCGTTGTGCCGGCCGCCAGCGACAACGAGGATGCCTCAAAGCCAGCACAGGTGTTCGTGTGTGGCTCCTTCTTTCTGGTTGGTGATGTTGTGCAACTGCTCAAGGTGTACGAGGCAGGTCGTCGCCGCCTCGAGTAG